In Gossypium arboreum isolate Shixiya-1 chromosome 5, ASM2569848v2, whole genome shotgun sequence, a single genomic region encodes these proteins:
- the LOC108477263 gene encoding laccase-14-like, with amino-acid sequence MGLQKGLVTCFVGVLFLSTLLLSSADVHHYEFFVRESNFTKLCNTTTLLVVNDSYPGPEIRVHRCDTVFVNVHNQGNYGFTIHWHGVKQRRNPWSDGPEFITQCPIQPGTNFTYEIVLSDEIGTLWWHAHSDWTRGSVHGAFIILPAENETYPFPTPDADQTIILESWYDGDYKQIIDDALAAGVSPRQPSAYAISGHVGDTYGCPNDTIFRMQVDSEKIYLLRIINAAMNEHFFFTIANHTLTVVAQDASYVRRFTRDYILISPGQTMDVLVSANRNVGQYYMAIRPFSDSSAAPVDNITTGIFEYTNSEGGLNASLITLPVMTDTDAMINFLNQIRNTNVSQNPGINVPADKDIKTRAFIAIAVNNLPCNTCVLGSRIVASLNNVSFVSPRIDILQAYYNRNMSGVFTEDFPLNPPVFYNFTGDLTNFNTPIEEGTRVIVVNYGEGVEMVLQATQMGAGGSHPMHLHGFSFYWVGTGFGNFNNETDPSTYNLVDPPLINTVHVPGRRWVAIRFFATNPGVWFMHCHLDRHSSWGMDTVLIVRNGRTKETSMRPPPSTMPRCPGT; translated from the exons ATGGGTTTACAGAAAGGTTTAGTAACATGCTTTGTAGGGGTTTTATTTCTAAGCACTTTGCTCCTTTCCAGTGCAGATGTACATCACTATGAATTCTTC GTGCGAGAGTCAAACTTTACGAAGCTGTGCAACACAACGACATTGCTGGTCGTAAACGACAGCTATCCAGGGCCTGAGATTCGGGTTCACAGATGTGATACTGTCTTCGTTAATGTCCACAATCAAGGAAACTACGGCTTCACCATTCACTG GCACGGTGTGAAACAACGGAGGAATCCATGGTCCGATGGTCCCGAGTTCATAACGCAGTGCCCCATCCAACCAGGGACCAACTTCACCTATGAAATCGTACTATCGGATGAAATAGGAACACTGTGGTGGCACGCACACAGTGACTGGACTCGTGGTTCCGTCCATGGAGCATTCATCATTTTGCCGGCAGAGAATGAAACTTACCCGTTCCCCACGCCAGACGCCGATCAAACTATCATACTTG AATCATGGTACGATGGGGACTACAAGCAAATTATTGATGACGCACTTGCCGCCGGTGTCTCTCCTCGCCAACCAAGTGCTTATGCTATCAGTGGACACGTCGGAGACACATATGGATGCCCCAATG ATACAATATTCCGTATGCAAGTTGATTCTGAGAAGATATACCTTCTCCGAATAATTAACGCTGCAATGAACGAACATTTTTTCTTCACCATCGCGAACCACACCCTCACAGTCGTCGCACAAGATGCCTCCTATGTTCGAAGGTTTACGAGGGACTATATATTGATAAGCCCTGGCCAAACCATGGATGTTTTGGTCTCTGCCAATCGAAACGTTGGCCAATATTACATGGCTATTAGGCCTTTCTCTGATTCCTCTGCTGCACCTGTTGACAACATCACTACTGGCATTTTTGAATATACAAACAGTGAGGGTGGATTGAATGCTTCCTTGATAACGTTGCCCGTGATGACCGATACAGATGCTATGATTAACTTCCTTAACCAAATTCGGAACACGAATGTCTCCCAGAATCCGGGGATAAATGTGCCGGCAGATAAGGATATTAAAACACGAGCATTCATTGCAATCGCGGTAAACAACTTGCCTTGCAACACCTGTGTTCTAGGCAGCAGAATTGTTGCAAGTTTGAACAATGTGAGCTTTGTTTCCCCACGTATTGACATTCTCCAAGCATATTACAACag GAACATGAGTGGTGTTTTCACAGAAGATTTTCCATTGAATCCCCCAGTATTCTATAATTTCACTGGAGACTTGACTAATTTCAATACCCCTATTGAGGAAGGGACGAGGGTTATAGTGGTAAATTATGGGGAAGGAGTTGAGATGGTGCTGCAAGCAACCCAGATGGGGGCTGGTGGAAGTCACCCAATGCATTTGCACGGTTTCAGCTTCTATTGGGTGGGAACAGGTTTCGGAAATTTCAACAATGAGACAGACCCAAGCACTTATAATCTGGTTGATCCACCACTCATTAACACTGTCCATGTTCCTGGTAGAAGATGGGTTGCCATCAGATTTTTTGCTACCAATCCCG GAGTATGGTTTATGCATTGCCATTTGGACAGGCATAGTAGCTGGGGAATGGACACTGTTCTCATCGTCAGGAACGGTAGAACCAAGGAAACAAGCATGCGCCCACCGCCATCTACCATGCCTCGTTGTCCTGGAACCTAG
- the LOC108477262 gene encoding laccase-14-like precursor, translating to MGLQQGLVTWFVGVLFLSTLLLSNADVHHYEFFVRESNFTKLCNTTTLLVVNDSYPGPEIRVHRGDTVFVNVHNQGNYGFTIHWHGVKQPRNPWSDGPEFVTQCPIQPGTNFTYEIVLSDEIGTLWWHAHSDWTRGSVHGAFVILPAKKETYPFPTPDADQTIILESWYDGDYKQIIDDALAAGVSPRQPSAYAISGHVGDTYGCPNDTIFRMQVDSEKIYLLRIINAAMNEHFFFTIANHTLTVVAQDASYVRRFTRDYILISPGQTMDVLVSANRNVGQYYMAIRPFSDSSAAPVDNITTGIFEYTNSEGGLNASLITLPVMNDTDAMINFLNQIRNTKVSQNPRINVPADKDIKRRVFMTLAVNNLPCNTCVVGSRLVASLNNVSYVSPSIDILQAYYNRNMSGVYTEDFPLNPPVIYDFTGNLTNLNTPVEEGTRVIVVNYGEGVEMVLQATQMGAGGSHPIHLHGSSFYWVGTGFGNFNNKTDPRTYNLVDPPLINTVHVPGRRWVAIRFFATNPGVWFMHCHLERHSSWGMDTVLIVRNGKTKKTSIRPPPSTMPRCPGT from the exons ATGGGTTTACAGCAAGGTTTAGTGACATGGTTTGTAGGGGTTCTATTTCTAAGCACTTTGCTCCTTTCCAATGCAGATGTACATCACTATGAATTCTTT GTGCGAGAGTCAAATTTTACTAAGCTGTGCAACACAACGACATTGCTGGTCGTAAACGACAGCTATCCAGGGCCTGAGATTCGGGTTCACAGAGGTGATACTGTCTTCGTTAATGTCCACAATCAAGGAAACTACGGCTTCACCATTCACTG GCACGGCGTGAAACAACCGAGGAATCCATGGTCCGACGGTCCCGAGTTCGTAACGCAGTGCCCCATCCAACCAGGGACCAACTTCACCTATGAAATCGTACTATCGGATGAAATAGGAACACTGTGGTGGCACGCACACAGTGACTGGACTCGCGGTTCCGTCCATGGAGCCTTCGTCATTTTGCCGGCTAAGAAAGAAACTTATCCGTTCCCCACGCCAGACGCCGATCAAACTATCATACTTG AATCATGGTACGATGGAGACTACAAGCAAATTATTGATGACGCACTTGCCGCCGGTGTCTCTCCTCGCCAACCAAGTGCTTATGCTATCAGTGGACACGTCGGAGACACATATGGATGCCCCAATG ATACAATATTCCGTATGCAAGTTGATTCTGAGAAGATATACCTTCTTCGAATAATTAACGCTGCAATGAACGAACATTTTTTCTTCACCATCGCGAACCACACCCTCACAGTCGTCGCACAAGATGCCTCCTATGTTCGAAGGTTTACGAGGGACTATATATTGATAAGCCCTGGCCAAACCATGGATGTTTTGGTCTCTGCCAATCGAAACGTTGGCCAATATTACATGGCTATTAGGCCTTTCTCTGATTCCTCTGCTGCACCTGTTGACAACATCACTACTGGCATTTTTGAATATACAAACAGTGAGGGCGGATTGAATGCTTCCTTGATAACGTTGCCCGTAATGAACGATACAGATGCTATGATTAACTTCCTAAACCAAATTCGGAACACGAAAGTCTCCCAGAATCCGCGGATAAATGTGCCGGCAGATAAGGATATTAAAAGACGAGTGTTCATGACACTCGCGGTAAACAACTTGCCTTGCAACACCTGTGTTGTAGGCAGCAGACTTGTTGCAAGTTTGAACAATGTAAGCTATGTTTCCCCAAGTATTGACATTCTCCAAGCATACTACAACAG GAACATGAGTGGTGTTTACACCGAAGATTTTCCATTGAATCCCCCAGTAATCTATGATTTCACTGGAAACTTGACTAATCTCAATACCCCTGTTGAGGAAGGAACGAGGGTAATAGTGGTAAATTATGGGGAAGGAGTTGAGATGGTGCTGCAAGCAACCCAGATGGGGGCTGGTGGAAGTCACCCAATCCATTTGCACGGTTCTAGCTTCTATTGGGTGGGAACAGGTTTCGGAAATTTCAACAATAAGACAGACCCAAGGACTTATAATCTGGTTGATCCACCACTCATTAACACTGTCCATGTTCCTGGTAGAAGATGGGTTGCCATCAGATTTTTTGCTACCAATCCCG GAGTATGGTTTATGCATTGCCATTTGGAGAGGCATAGTAGCTGGGGAATGGACACTGTTCTCATCGTGAGGAATGGTAAAACCAAGAAAACAAGCATCCGCCCACCGCCATCTACCATGCCTCGTTGTCCTGGAACCTAG
- the LOC108478468 gene encoding laccase-14-like, which translates to MGSEKREFIWLSGLLFLNILVLSTADVHYYEFFLQESQFTKLCSTKSILTVNGSFPGPEIRVRRGDTVFVNVHNQGNHAVSLKWEGVKGSIDGSNELIQPGRNFTYKIELKDEIGTLWWHATSAWAAATVHGSLVISPAANEDYPFPAPTSDQTIILGQWFRQALTEGDKTIAPGRADAYTINGDPGETYGCSNDTTFEMQVDYEGLYLVRVINAVANETMVFGVASHSFTIVGQNGAYTKRSFTNSLTLAPAQVVDVLLCANVNVGHYYITARPSSGTYITNGILRYLTTSS; encoded by the exons ATGGGTTCTGAAAAGCGAGAGTTTATATGGTTATCAGGGCTTTTGTTTCTGAATATCCTTGTCTTATCCACAGCTGATGTCCATTATTACGAGTTTTTT TTGCAAGAATCCCAGTTCACTAAGCTGTGTAGCACGAAGAGCATCTTGACCGTCAATGGCAGCTTTCCAGGGCCTGAGATTCGGGTTCGCAGAGGGGACACAGTTTTTGTCAACGTCCACAATCAAGGAAACCATGCTGTATCCCTCAAGTg GGAGGGCGTTAAGGGTTCAATTGATGGTTCGAATGAGTTAATTCAGCCAGGGAGAAACTTCACTTACAAGATAGAGTTAAAGGATGAAATAGGAACTCTATGGTGGCACGCCACCAGTGCTTGGGCTGCTGCAACCGTCCACGGTTCCCTTGTCATTTCGCCGGCAGCCAATGAAGACTATCCTTTTCCCGCACCTACTTCTGACCAAACAATTATTCTTG GGCAATGGTTCAGGCAAGCGTTAACAGAAGGTGATAAAACCATAGCTCCTGGCCGAGCAGATGCTTACACTATCAATGGCGATCCCGGAGAAACTTATGGATGCAGCAACG ATACAACTTTTGAGATGCAAGTAGATTACGAGGGCCTTTACCTTGTTCGCGTAATAAATGCCGTTGCCAATGAAACAATGGTGTTTGGCGTAGCATCCCACAGCTTCACCATTGTTGGACAAAATGGGGCTTACACCAAACGTTCCTTTACAAATTCTCTAACCCTAGCACCCGCCCAAGTTGTTGACGTTTTGTTGTGTGCAAACGTAAACGTTGGCCATTATTACATCACTGCTCGACCTTCTTCCGGCACATATATTACCAATGGAATTCTACGATATCTCACCACTAGTTCTTAA